The genomic window CCGTACGTACATGCTCTGCGCTATTTTAAATTTCCCAAGAGGTGAGgggcacataaaaaaaaaaagaaaaatggggggaaaaggtgggaaaaaatgctaCTAGGtgggtaaggaaaaaatacactaAGATGCCTCCATTAAAAGTACTCCAACTGGCATATTTGCAATGctttcccaaaaaaaaggaaagcaccTTATGCGTATAGCTGAAAataacttttctttttatgagccggaaaattttttaaattactccattgtgaaagaaaaaaaaaaaaagcagaattTTCATGTTGATACGGGGGAATGACATCGTTTCCTTAAACACGTAAATGAGTACGCGCTTtatatgataaaaaaaaaaaaaaatatatggggTGCGTAAAGGCATATATGCTTAAAGGCCTTACGCCGCGTAATAATTATCCAAGCATTCCATTCATATTTTACCAACGAAATCGCATACGAACTGGGCAaccgaaaaaaaacacacgaTTACACAAATTGGCAGCGCGTCAGCCGACATGAGGCCAATACGCATACGTGCATTTCGACTCCCAGCCGGTCGCCACGCGAAACAAGCATGGTATAAATAGCAATAAGAGCACTAATAGTAGTGACAGGAATCCAAAGCTATTAGCAACAAATGGCATTttgaaacagaaaaataaattaacaaaaCTGAAAAACAGTTAGCCTAAGGAAGCCCCTCGCAATTGATAACCTTTCGAGGAAGTTAATTCAACATTTGACTTCACGAGAGTAAAACACGGCTGACAAACGATCGTGAATTCGCGCTTTATccatttgtaaaatttttatgtatacaaAATAATGCGCGCGATAGTATGAGTACAAATCTGAGTATGAATAAGAGCCAGTACGTGTCAATGtgaatgccttttttttttcccatctccctgtacttttttttgcaccatttAATACGCTTCCGCGTTAGCGCCTTCTGACACACCCACAAAAGGCCCCCTTCACCAATTATCCTGCGCGAAAGCCGATTTAGTGCCATTGGGGAACTTCTTCGtacaagaagaaaagggcCCCACGCGCAGGACTGACAATTTGAGCAAACGTCCCTACTGCTGGACATCGGCAAATAGCCCATCCATTTTTCACCTCTAAAATCAAAAATGACGAGGCCTTCCCccgaaaatgaagaacccGGAATTGTCTACAAAGTGGCGGGTTCGCTTGTCATTGCGGAGAACATGAGCGGGACGAGGATGTACGAATTGGCAAAAGTCGGATGGAACAAATTGGTGGGTGAAATTATACGTTTAGAAGGGAactatgcatatatacaagtGTATGAAGACACTTCAGGGCTATCTGTTGGAGATCCAGTGACCAAAACAGGAAATGCCTTGTCAGTGGAATTAGGCCCAGGGATATTGGACAATATATATGACGGTATCCAGAGACCACTGGAAAGAATCGCTAATGTCTGTGGAGACGTTTATATTTTCAAAGGAATTGACATGACCTCATTAGATCACGAAAAGGAATGGCAATTTTATGCagataaaaaagtaaaaataaatgacatCATAACAGGTGGAGATATTTTCGGCTATGTGGATgagaataaattatttaaggAGCATAAAATTATGGCACCTCCAAATGCGAAGGGTAGAGTGACGTACATTGCTCCAGACGGCTCATACACCTTGAAGGATAAAATATTTGAGTTGGAATaccaggggaaaaaatacacctATGGGTTGTCTCACCTTTGGCCAGTTAGAGATCCAAGACCAGTGTTAGAAAAGGTAACTGGTGACACCCTACTACTAACAGGACAACGAGTCTTAGACTCTTTATTCCCCACGGTGTTGGGAGGCACTTGTGCCATTCCTGGAGCATTCGGGTGTGGAAAGACGTGTGTATCTCAGGCCTTGTCAAAATATTCAAACAGTGAagtaattatatatgtaggttGTGGAGAAAGAGGAAATGAAATGGCTGAAATTTTGTCCGATTTTCCTGAATTAACTACTAAGGTGGGTAATGAAGATGTTGGTATTATGCAGAGAACATGTCTTGTGGCCAACACTTCGAATATGCCTGTGGCAGCAAGAGAGGCAAGTATATACACTGGCATAACTCTGTGTGAATATTTTCGTGACATGGGGTATAACGCTACTATGATGGCGGATAGTACCAGCAGATGGGCTGAAGCGCTAAGAGAGATATCTGGACGTTTAGCAGAAATGCCTGCAGATAGTGGATACCCAGCATACCTTGGTGCTAAATTAGCTTCCTTCTACGAACGGGcaggaaaagtaaaatgtATTGGGTCTCCATCTCGAATGGGTTCCATCACCATCGTAGGTGCAGTATCCCCACCAGGAGGGGATTTCTCAGACCCCGTAACCACAGCAACCATGTCCATTGTGCAAGCCTTCTGGGGATTagataaaaaattagcacAAAGGAAACATTTCCCCTCTGTTAATTGGTCCACATCTTTTTCCAAATATGTAAGACAACTGGAGCAATATTTCGACAATTTCGACCAAGACTTCTTATCATTAAGACAAAAAATAAGTGACATATTGCAACAGGAGAGTGACCTAAATGATATAGTCCAGCTGGTTGGAAAGGACTCCCTATCGGAGGATCAAAAAGTGGTGATGGAAGTTGCCAAAATTATTAGAGAAGATTTCCTCCAACAAAATGCCTTTAGCGATTATGATTATATGTGCCCTTTGCAAAAAACCGTTGGTATGATGAAAAttatttgtcatttttatgCTCAGTGTTTGAGGACTCTACAAGAATATGACTCACGAGAGAGGAAAATCGGATGGGGATCCATTTACAACACATTAAGACCtactataaataaaattaccCACATGAAATTTGAATCTCCGAAAAATTCAGAtgagtattttaaaaagtatttCAAGGCTTTGGAGGATGAAATAACCGTTGGTCTTCGAAATTTGGTGGAGAAGTGAGAGGAGGCCCTCTATATTGGTGAAAGTTGTCTACCTGGGTCTCTCCCTCCCTGACGTTTTCTTTCTCTATACAGGGGGGAGGTTCCCAATAGTACATTTATGTtcgtatgtgtgtgtacatgtatgtatatatatgtgtttgtGTGCGCGGGCGAATCTGCGTGGACTTAAATGATAAAATGTATGCACAGCCTACACACCCAGCGTGCCGTGTGTAGTTAGCATGTTCCcgtcttttccccctttttcccttcttcttctttttacccCTGTGCGCGGTTTACCCCCGTATCCACGACACACACGTTagagcaaaatggaaaaaaataaaaatgttggggaaaataataaaggtGTATGTGTGAACCCCACTGAAGCACACGACGAGCGTAAAAGATGTATATACCCCCCCAATTATGCAAACCctgattttttaaaaaaacttttGCAACATTATTGtaacattttattttggacaaatttttttttaaaatgatgcGTCTTCAATTTtctgccccttttttcttttttaatgcaattttttatttttatttgtttattctGATAGGTGCGCACAATATGCATACTTCTCCACACGGAATACAAACATATCACTCCAGTTCGTATGTATTATGTGTGCACTtactgtgtatatatacttatgcgagtttaaatttttccttgaattttttttcttctacccAATTTGGTTTTCTTAACTTCGGTATAGGGTTCGTCCCACAAGACACGCACGGGGGTGACTCCCTCTTTAATGAATCCAAATGTGCGCCACGCGCAATAAATGATCACACTGTTCTCTTGAGAGGTAGTTGTAGATATGTGGCTAATTCCTTCTCAATATGTGTCTAAGAAGTGTATAATGTAATAGCACCCTCGGGTGCTACAATAAAGGAAAGTGCGAAAGGGAGTGAGAAACAACCAAGGGGTGTAACTATCAGACCGCGCGATATAACCCTTTCACTGGGCTTATTTATTAGCtctagttttttttttttttttccataatgTAGTTACACCTTGGGATAGCCAATCCCGCGGTGCAGAATATTTCCCATTGtggttcttttccccccttaagACAAAACATATCAAGGCGAAATTATACGCACACGTGAGGGCGCAAAGTTTGGGGCATCCGAATTGAGCAGAAACACCACAGTTGTAAACGACTTTACCATTTGTTAACACATCCAAATGGtcctaaagaaaaaatgtactaTTCAGAATTATTCtgtaaaaagggggcaaaagtaaaaattgcACTCCCGCTTACCGATTTTAAAACATAAACGctattgctttttttctttttttgcgagttttttttttttttttaacatatatgATTAAAAGGTGATCACACAGCTTGAAAAACAACGTGCAAAAAAATCGCTTCACATCGTTGCGCTGGATAACACGCTGGTATTCTGTGGAAATGCCTACAGGGATATATCCCTCGAAAGGGTGTGCCCATTTTGTAAAGGATAAGAATGGGGGAGGGTTCATTATCAGTGTGCATGAAAGGCGTACATTCCATCAGTTCGCCTTTCGAGGAGTGCATTTTATTTGCTTTCTGCCTTTTTTCGCTGTTCGCGGGATGGAAATGGTTGCACGTTTTAATCTACTAAAAGTGGCGGCAAAGTAAAATAAACGAGAAAACAAATAAGTACACAAATGCGTGATCAAATAAAAGAGTAAAGGGAGTCCTCGCGActtcatttcattttcgaaaaatgcaTAACGACGGTTGCTCTCGTCCGCCAACAGATCTACTACTTCCCATATTTAAAGATTGTTcctgattattttttttctgcttgtGAGACGGAGAAATGACGTGCATGcatgtttttcttttacacaAAAGTATATGCTAAAAGCGTCAGTTATGTAACTTGataatatttaattttttttttaaccgcTTTGGTACACCATCATGCGGTATAGCCTATTCTCCTATTTTAAGTTTTGATCTGACATCACTCCAGAATGAACAAGAGAGCACAACCTAATGAAACGTAAACATAACAGCAGCAAATAAAGAGACCACACGTGTGTTTGCACGTATAAACAGCGCATGTAGGGACTGTTCTGTCGGCACGTACCTTTTGAAAAGAGTACATAtaagtgtgtatataaacGGCAAAGGGAGGTGAAAAAGGTAGAACAAGGAggtagaacaaaaaaaaggaagatagcCCACCAAACGGGAAAATGCTCTTGCACGCTTAGCTCCCCGTGAGGTAATTCTGCAAAGTTGACGAACCGCCGTGACGACGTGAGTGCTCCGCGCGATCTAGTGAAGCAGAcgaattggaaaattttGCCCTCTACCTCTACAGTGCGTATGTCGGTATACATGTgggtatttttatttttttttttttttgaatccCAGAACAACGCACGGTTAAACGGACACACGCGCAGATAGACACGCATATACACACGCACAAAGAAGAATGCACATGATAACGCCTCGCACACTGCTAACCATAAGCATAATTGtgataaaaattattctatGGAACTCGGAAGAATGCAAAAGTTTCATtttgaaaggaaaagaaagagcaATGAGCGGGCTGCTACACAGAGGAATGGACAAAAAGAACAGGAGGAGGTTAACCAAAGAACCAAATCAGCCGGATGAattaaatgaacaaattatgaCATCATCTGAAAATGATAATTACGTtagaaagaaattaaaagaattcgaaaaatatagaatagcATCATACAGCTCTcaatacacttttttttttccaggaCAGGGGGAGCAGTATATATCGATGGGCTTAGATACATACAACACGTGTAAAAATGCCAAAGAAATGTATGACCGTGCAAGTAAAATTCTGGGCTACAATTTAATGGATGTCATTAAGAATGGTCcaatagaaaaattaaaagactCAGAAATTTCGCAGCCATCCATTTATACTGTTTCCATTGCTGcgttggaaaaattgaaacaagAAAAGCAAGACGCAGTGATGAAGCTAAATTTATGCATGGGGTATTCATTAGGTGAATATTCTGCCTTAACTTGTTCAGAAGCTTTGCCCTTTGAGGAAGGCGTATTTTTAACcaaggaaagaggaaaggcAATGCAGAACTGTGCCAAGTTAAACAAAACGACCACCATTGCAATTGTTGGGTTAACCCTAGATCGTATTCACAACCTGATAGAAGATGTCAATAAAGAAATGGATGACGATATTTTTATTGTCAGTTATATGACTCCAAAAAAATTCGGTTTATGCGGAAAACCGG from Plasmodium coatneyi strain Hackeri chromosome 12, complete sequence includes these protein-coding regions:
- a CDS encoding Vacuolar ATP synthase, which gives rise to MTRPSPENEEPGIVYKVAGSLVIAENMSGTRMYELAKVGWNKLVGEIIRLEGNYAYIQVYEDTSGLSVGDPVTKTGNALSVELGPGILDNIYDGIQRPLERIANVCGDVYIFKGIDMTSLDHEKEWQFYADKKVKINDIITGGDIFGYVDENKLFKEHKIMAPPNAKGRVTYIAPDGSYTLKDKIFELEYQGKKYTYGLSHLWPVRDPRPVLEKVTGDTLLLTGQRVLDSLFPTVLGGTCAIPGAFGCGKTCVSQALSKYSNSEVIIYVGCGERGNEMAEILSDFPELTTKVGNEDVGIMQRTCLVANTSNMPVAAREASIYTGITLCEYFRDMGYNATMMADSTSRWAEALREISGRLAEMPADSGYPAYLGAKLASFYERAGKVKCIGSPSRMGSITIVGAVSPPGGDFSDPVTTATMSIVQAFWGLDKKLAQRKHFPSVNWSTSFSKYVRQLEQYFDNFDQDFLSLRQKISDILQQESDLNDIVQLVGKDSLSEDQKVVMEVAKIIREDFLQQNAFSDYDYMCPLQKTVGMMKIICHFYAQCLRTLQEYDSRERKIGWGSIYNTLRPTINKITHMKFESPKNSDEYFKKYFKALEDEITVGLRNLVEK
- a CDS encoding Malonyl CoA-acyl carrier protein transacylase, translated to MHMITPRTLLTISIIVIKIILWNSEECKSFILKGKERAMSGLLHRGMDKKNRRRLTKEPNQPDELNEQIMTSSENDNYVRKKLKEFEKYRIASYSSQYTFFFPGQGEQYISMGLDTYNTCKNAKEMYDRASKILGYNLMDVIKNGPIEKLKDSEISQPSIYTVSIAALEKLKQEKQDAVMKLNLCMGYSLGEYSALTCSEALPFEEGVFLTKERGKAMQNCAKLNKTTTIAIVGLTLDRIHNLIEDVNKEMDDDIFIVSYMTPKKFGLCGKPESMQYLNKLAKEKYKAIFTKELQISGGFHSSYMFPARKALENALKQITFKKLKVPIISNVDGCAYDDPHIIKELLLLQLTSPIRINACLENVLKHGYETGYELGPGTINSNLLKDVSKKQKEATPYI